One Bosea sp. 685 DNA segment encodes these proteins:
- a CDS encoding Lrp/AsnC ligand binding domain-containing protein produces the protein MLDRTDRRILSLLQSDGRIAGVELAEKVGLSPTAVGERLKRLTREGYITGYRATLDPLKLGLNLLVFVEVYLDKTTPDAFERFAAAVKRAPEVLECHMVAGGFDYLVKTRVADMNAYRRFLGEVLLALPAVRETRTYAVMEEVKTDGALPL, from the coding sequence GTGCTCGATCGCACCGACCGCCGTATCCTCTCTCTCCTGCAATCGGATGGCCGCATTGCCGGCGTCGAGCTTGCCGAAAAGGTCGGCCTCTCCCCGACGGCGGTGGGCGAACGGCTCAAGCGCCTGACGCGCGAGGGCTACATCACCGGCTATCGCGCGACGCTCGATCCGCTGAAGCTCGGGCTCAACCTGCTGGTCTTCGTCGAGGTCTATCTCGACAAGACGACGCCCGATGCTTTCGAGCGCTTCGCGGCGGCCGTGAAGCGTGCGCCCGAGGTGCTGGAGTGCCACATGGTCGCCGGCGGCTTCGACTATCTGGTCAAGACGCGCGTCGCCGACATGAATGCCTATCGCCGCTTCCTCGGCGAGGTTCTGCTGGCCTTGCCGGCGGTGCGCGAGACGCGCACTTATGCCGTGATGGAGGAGGTCAAGACCGACGGGGCGCTGCCGCTTTGA